A stretch of DNA from Blastopirellula marina:
CGGTGGCGAGTCGAGTACAACACGGTACGCCCGCACAGTTCGCTGGGGTACCGCCCACCGGCACCGGAGGCCATTCTTCCAGGGGAAGCTGCTTCCGCTACGCTCCAGCACCTTCCCCTGGAAGAATTCTGACCTGCAACCCAAAATCTGAGCCATTCAAAATGAGAAAATCGAGGTAAAATCGGGCCATCCTTTTCGAGGAGAAGATGACCATGAAGAAGTCTCGATTCACGCATGAGCAGATTGCGTTTGCCCTCAAGCAGGCCGAGTCGGGTGTGCCGGTGGAGGAAGTTTGCCGGAAGCTGGGGATCAGTCAGCAGACGTTCTATCGCTGGAAGAAGAAGTTCGACGGTTTGGGTGTGGCGGAGGTTCGTCGGCTGAAACAGTTGGAAGAAGAGAATCGAAAGCTCAAGCAGTTGG
This window harbors:
- a CDS encoding integrase core domain-containing protein — translated: RWRVEYNTVRPHSSLGYRPPAPEAILPGEAASATLQHLPLEEF